The Clostridiales bacterium nucleotide sequence CGCCAAATTGCAGTTTACGCGCACGGGCGACACCATAACCGACGGCTCAAAAATAGTCCTTGAGCCCGTAAAGCTGCCCGAGCCTGTGTTCACAATGGCGGTTACTTGCCTAAAACAGGGCGATGAGGAAAAAGTTTTTGGCGGTTTGTCCAAATTAATAGAAGAAGACGCCACCGCCCAAGTCACGCGCAACCCCGAAACCTCAGAGACATTGATAAGCGGCTTAGGCGAAACCCAAATAGATGTTTTGACCAAAAAACTCAAGAATAAGTTTGGCGTGGAAGCCAAGCTGGTTGACCCTAGAGTTCCTTATCGCGAAACCATAAAAAAGATCTCGGTCGCCGAAGGCAAGCACAAAAAACAATCGGGCGGGCACGGCCAATATGGCCATTGCAAGATTATGTTTGAGCCGTATTACGAGGGCGATTTCTTGTTCGCGGAAACCATCGTAGGCGGAAGCGTGCCAAAACAATATATCCCCGCGGTAGAAAAAGGCTTGCTTGAGAGCATCGCTCACGGCGTATTGGCGGGATATCCCGTAGTAAACATTAAATGCACGCTTCAAGACGGAAGCTATCACGAAGTGGACTCGTCCGAAATGGCGTTTAAGATCGCGGCTTCTTTGGCGTTCAAAAAAGGAATGGCCGAGGCGGCGCCCACTATCTTGGAGCCTATATACAGCTACAAAATAACCGTGCCCGAGAGCTATTTGGGCGACATAATGGGAGACATGAACAGAAGGCGCGGCAGGATTTTGGGCATGTCCTTAGAAGACGGCAAACAAATAATAAACGCCGAGGCGCCTTTGGCGGAGATGTTCAAATACGCCACCGACCTAAGAAGCATGACCCAAGGCAGAGGCAGTTTTGTTTGCAAGTTTGAGCGCTACGAAGAAGTGCCCGCCAACTTAATCCCCGCGATAATAGCAGCCTCGCCTTACAAAAAAGGCGCCGAAGAAGACTAGTCTATTTGAAATTTTTGCGTTTTTTTAAAAAACAAATTAAAAAGGATAAAAATGATATTAACGGTTTGCGCCAATGTTTGCATAGACGAATATGTTCGCACGGATAACACCCTTATTCTGCCCGCAGGAAAGGGTGTTAATGTCGCTATCAGTCTAAAAAATATCGGCTTGGACGCGCAATGCCTTATGTTTATGCCCGAGCAATCCAAAGACATTTTTGAGGCTTATCTTAACGAACATAATGTGAAAGGGCATTACCAGCTGACCAAAGGCAAGGCGCGAATTAACAAAAAAATAATTGACGCCTACGGCAACATAACGGAATACAGCGGCTCTTACGAGCCCGTCAACAAACACTTGGAAAACAAATTTATAGAAAAGTTTGAGGCCTTGGCTAAAGACGCTCAGTATGTGGTGTTAAGCGGCTCTTTGCCGGCGGGCGCTTCCCAAGATTTTTACAAAAAACTTATTAACATAGCCGGCGGCCATAAGTGCGTCCTTGACGCCAGCCGCGAAGCCCTAAAAGAAGGCATAACCGCGCGCCCTTTGATGATTAAACCCAATATCTTTGAGTTTAACGCGCTCACGGGCAGGCATTATCAAAACGAGCAAGAGCTGGCCCAAGAATGCAGAAATTTAACCAGCCGATACGGCATAAAATATATTTTGCTGTCCATGGGCGGCGAAGGCGCTTTGATCACCGACGGCAAAAAAGCCTACAGCGCGCATATGCACAACGACAATATAGTCAATACCACGGGCGCGGGCGATTCTATGGTCGCCGCATCCCTAAAATGCATTTTAAACGGCCAAGATATCCAAGACATTTTAAAATGCGCCGTAGCCGCCGCCAACCACAAAATAGGGCATCTTGAGCCTTACATCAAAGACACCAAATACCAAGAAGACGCAAAAACTGTGCAAATAAAGGAAATCGCATGATAAAGATAAAGGTGCCCGCCACCAGCGCCAATTTGGGCGCGGGCTTTGACTGTATGGGACTGGCTTTGGATATTTATAACGAGATTTGGGTCGCGCCTTCCAATAGGCTCATTGTAGAAACCGACGACGATTTGCCCAAGGACCATACCAACCTAGTCGTAAGCTCAATGATCAAAACTTACAGCCATTTGGGACAAAAGTTTTCGGGCGCGCATATTAAGCAAATCAACAACATTCCCAAAACCAGCGGTTTAGGCAGTTCGGCGGCTTGCGTCGTTGGCGGCGTAACAGCCGCTAATGTTTTGCTGGGCAGCCCGATGTCCAAGCAAGATGTTTTGGATTTTTGCGCTATGATAGACGGGCATCCCGACAATGTCGCGCCCGCGATTTTGGGCGGCGTTACCGCCAGCGTTATAAACGGCCAAAACAAGGTCCATACGTTCAGATGCCTGCCAAACGGCAGCATAAAAGTGGCTGTGGCCGTGGCTAATTTTGCATTGCCCACCGCAAAGTCAAGAAAAAT carries:
- a CDS encoding homoserine kinase, which translates into the protein MIKIKVPATSANLGAGFDCMGLALDIYNEIWVAPSNRLIVETDDDLPKDHTNLVVSSMIKTYSHLGQKFSGAHIKQINNIPKTSGLGSSAACVVGGVTAANVLLGSPMSKQDVLDFCAMIDGHPDNVAPAILGGVTASVINGQNKVHTFRCLPNGSIKVAVAVANFALPTAKSRKILPKKYSREDLVYSLSRAVLTFAALSCGEFEKLKYIMDDKIHTPYRRPLIANYDQIVKAFEDAGALGVFISGAGPAIAAFVDQNFKPFTPPK